One Prunus dulcis chromosome 7, ALMONDv2, whole genome shotgun sequence DNA segment encodes these proteins:
- the LOC117635721 gene encoding PHD finger protein ING2-like gives MAIARTGVYVDDYLEYASTLPAELQRLLNTIRELDERSQSMIHQTRQQTKYCLGLSSQSSKKWNNNHSYNNNEEDEAAIEKIRKEIEANQDNALSLCTEKVLLAQQAYDLVSFSFNHIV, from the exons ATGGCAATTGCACGGACTGGAGTGTACGTCGACGACTATCTTGAAT ACGCAAGCACATTGCCTGCTGAGCTCCAGAGGCTCCTCAACACCATCCGAGAACTCGACGAACGCTCCCAAT CCATGATACACCAGACGAGGCAGCAGACTAAGTACTGTTTGGGATTGTCTTCACAGAGCTCAAAGAAATGGAACAATAACCATAGCTATAATAacaatgaagaagatgaagcgGCAATTGAGAAAATCCGAAAAGAAATCGAAGCAAATCAAGATAATGCATTGAGTCTGTGTACTGAGAAGGTTTTGTTGGCGCAACAAGCTTATGACCTGGTAAGCTTCTCTTTTAACCATATTGTCTGA